In one window of Chelmon rostratus isolate fCheRos1 chromosome 19, fCheRos1.pri, whole genome shotgun sequence DNA:
- the pomk gene encoding protein O-mannose kinase, giving the protein MRQMQSTMGRSSSSTIFHSVPVVVVCLAALLLSNAVIYLYLDSMYHADQQPVFSHTGCAPRHFKMATMKNCTPWLQCSQINAEVRKLKLIGQGAVKKVYLAEWRTQKVALSRLSSLEYLDDFLHGLSMLKVLQGPLVVQLVGFCLEDNTMVTEHHPLGSLFNLEGVLAQKPHQQHNTWQIRLRLAADYVSILHYLHNSPAGRRVMCDSNSLEKTLSQFLLTNDFHVVVNDVDALPEVDPSRGLLAKCGHRELTGDFVAPEQLWPFRDKGKPFSDDLMPEYDERTDIWKIPDVTWFLMGRVPGGDLVHFHLFQIHEECKKEDPKLRPSALDVLKVYKSVYSSMVRDNAGLRDML; this is encoded by the exons ATGCGGCAG ATGCAGAGCACCATGGgtcggagcagcagcagtactaTATTCCACAGCGTtccggtggtggtggtgtgccTTGCTGCTTTGCTCCTCAGCAATGCCGTGATCTACCTGTATCTGGACTCCATGTATCATGCTGATCAGCAGCCGGTGTTTTCTCATACAGGCTGTGCGCCTCGACACTTCAAAATGGCGACGATGAAAAACTGCACCCCCTGGCTCCAGTGTTCACAGATAAATGCCGAAGTCCGCAAGCTGAAGCTGATTGGCCAGGGAGCCGTTAAGAAG GTCTATCTGGCAGAGTGGAGGACTCAGAAGGTGGCTCTGTCCAGACTCTCCTCTCTGGAGTACCTGGATGATTTTCTCCATGGATTGTCCATGCTAAAGGTGCTGCAGGGCCCCCTGGTGGTGCAGTTGGTGGGGTTTTGCCTTGAAGACAATACCATGGTCACAGAGCACCACCCACTTGGTTCTCTGTTTAACTTGGAAGGTGTTCTTGCACAAAAGCCGCACCAGCAGCACAACACATGGCAGATACGGCTGAGACTGGCTGCGGACTACGTCTCCATCCTTCATTACCTCCACAACAGCCCGGCCGGGCGGCGGGTAATGTGCGACTCCAACAGCCTGGAGAAAActctctctcagtttctgcTGACGAATGACTTTCATGTGGTGGTGAACGATGTGGATGCTTTGCCTGAGGTGGACCCGTCCAGAGGTTTGCTGGCGAAATGTGGCCACCGGGAGCTCACCGGAGACTTTGTAGCCCCAGAGCAGCTCTGGCCATTCAGAGACAAAGGGAAGCCATTTTCAGATGATCTCATGCCTGAGTATGATGAGAGGACAGACATCTGGAAGATCCCAGATGTGACGTGGTTCCTGATGGGAAGGGTACCTGGAGGGGATTTAGTCCACTTCCATCTTTTCCAGATCCACGAGGAGTGTAAGAAGGAAGACCCCAAGCTCCGCCCTTCAGCTCTGGATGTTTTGAAGGTGTATAAATCAGTTTACAGCAGCATGGTGCGAGACAATGCTGGCCTCAGAGACATGCTGTAG
- the LOC121623375 gene encoding thyrotropin receptor-like, translating to MKPDLILLFFIFTTVEVTLPLEYCPTHCQCDWDTYTVSCFGSDVLPVFHSSTQEVWLVGTKLSSIPENAFANLANISRIDISDDDALRYLERHSFHNLSRVTHIQLTGIKKLSYIHQEAFKDLPNLKYLGITNTGLTSFPGLQYIQSSQEEFILEIVENVFIQVIPANSFTGISENALTIMLNSNGVREIQHYAFNGSSVEEVYLHRNVDLERIDEFAFYGVIHGPTYLDLSETKVSSLPSIGMETIENLQAKNTWALKALPPFRAFLHLQSAELTFPSHCCGLKMLKRWRGHSEAVICNLSRTAFGKLQESSAALSQKYLGHKVYRHMKDSFALQVASSTNHNHHYDSPICPTQQIQNEALLYVELHTAHLSDGFDFALCNELDTDGLLCTPLPDALNPCEDVMSQGFLRVLVWVVSLLAISANLLVMFILLTSRQKWSVTSFLLGHLAFADFCMGTYLLLIASVDLYTRSHYYHYAVAWQTGSGCNLAGTLSVFASELSVYTLTLISLRRWHAIFYAMRPDRKIRLRHAAVLMLLGWLLCAILALLPVAGVSSYQKVSICLPMDTETTAARAYVVFLLMANVIAFLVVCLCYLHIYCMVHNPRHQSSKCDTSMAKRMAVLIFTNFLCLAPICFYGLSAALHQPLMTVTDSKVLLVLFYPLNSCAHPFFYAILTKAFHQDILLLLSRMGLCQQQVHLYRSQYYSSHIQRDNVSSTVKPPDPKTFSRIGVQLKSPETGTWDIILVRAVEGVCPVQDLGRAVLPRRRSSQDQRRPPVGDTQEVV from the exons ATGAAGCCGGATTTGattctcctttttttcattttcaccacTGTCGAGGTCACTCTCCCTCTGGAATATTGTCCGACTCACTGCCAGTGTGACTGGGACACCTACACTGTGTCATGCTTTGGAAGTGACGTCCTGCCTGTTTTCCATTCCAGCACACAGGAGGT gtGGCTTGTGGGGACAAAACTTTCTTCTATTCCTGAGAATGCCTTTGCCAACTTGGCCAACATTTCTCGAAT agacatctctgatgatgatgctttaaGATATCTGGAAAGGCATTCTTTCCACAATCTGTCCAGGGTCACCCACAT ACAACTAACTGGTATCAAAAAACTGTCATACATTCACCAAGAGGCATTTAAGGATCTGCCTAATTTAAAGTACCT TGGGATCACTAACACAGGTCTCACCTCCTTTCCTGGGCTTCAGTATATTCAGTCCAGCCAAGAGGAGTTTATTTT GGAGATAGTGGAGAATGTCTTCATACAAGTCATACCTGCTAATTCTTTCACTGGCATATCTGAGAATGCTCTGACCAT cATGCTGAATAGCAATGGTGTGAGAGAGATCCAGCACTATGCCTTCAATGGGAGCAGCGTAGAGGAAGT GTATCTTCACAGGAACGTGGATTTGGAGCGAATAGatgaatttgcattttatggTGTGATTCATGGCCCAACTTACTT AGACCTTTCAGAAACCAAAGTTAGCTCGTTGCCTTCAATAGGTATGGAGACCATTGAAAACCTCCAAGCTAAAAACACTTGGGCCCTCAAAGCGCTGCCACCCTTTAGAGCCTTTCTGCATTTGCAGAGCGCTGAATTGACATTCCCAAGCCATTGCTGTGGTCTCAAAATGCTGAAAAGATGGAGAGG ACACTCTGAGGCAGTTATTTGCAACCTCAGCCGGACTGCTTTTGGAAAGCTGCAGGaatcctctgcagctctctctcagAAGTATCTGGGACACAAAGTCTACCGACATATGAAAGACAGCTTTGCTCTCCAAGTGGCCAGCAGCACGAATCACAATCACCACTACGACAGCCCCATTTGTCCAACACAACAGATTCAAAACGAGGCTTTGTTGTATGTGGAGTTGCATACGGCGCATCTCAGTGATGGTTTTGACTTTGCGCTGTGCAATGAACTTGACACAGATGGACTCCTGTGCACCCCCCTGCCTGACGCCCTGAACCCCTGCGAGGATGTGATGAGTCAAGGCTTCCTGAGGGTGTTGGTCTGGGTGGTCAGTCTCTTGGCCATTTCAGCCAACCTCCTGGTGATGTTCATCCTGCTGACCAGCCGACAGAAGTGGTCCGTTACCAGTTTCCTCCTGGGTCACCTGGCCTTTGCAGACTTTTGTATGGGGACATACTTACTGCTCATTGCATCTGTTGACCTCTACACACGCTCCCATTATTACCACTATGCTGTTGCttggcaaacaggaagtggctgcAATTTAGCGGGGACATTATCGGTGTTTGCTAGCGAGCTATCAGTGTACACGTTAACTTTAATCAGCCTCCGGCGCTGGCACGCCATCTTCTATGCAATGAGGCCAGACAGGAAAATTAGGTTACGGCACGCAGCTGTGCTGATGCTTCTCGGCTGGTTGCTCTGTGCGATCCTAGCACTGCTGCCAGTGGCCGGTGTGAGCAGTTACCAGAAAGTGAGCATCTGCTTGCCCATGGACACCGAGACGACGGCCGCTCGGGCCTACGTGGTCTTTCTCCTGATGGCGAACGTCATTGCTTTTCTGGTGGTATGTTTATGTTACCTCCACATCTACTGCATGGTGCACAATCCCCGGCACCAGTCCAGCAAATGTGATACCAGCATGGCCAAACGCATGGCTGTTCTCATTTTCACCAACTTTCTGTGTCTGGCTCCCATTTGCTTCTACGGCTTGTCTGCAGCTCTCCACCAGCCGCTGATGACTGTCACCGATTCCAAG GTGCTGCTTGTGCTTTTCTATCCTCTCAACTCTTGTGCACACCCATTTTTTTACGCTATCCTGACAAAGGCATTTCACCAagacatcctgctgctgctgagccgAATGGGACTGTGCCAGCAGCAAGTGCACCTCTATCGAAGCCAGTATTACTCTTCACATATACAGAGAGACAATGTCAGCTCCACAGTCAAGCCCCCAGATCCCAAAACGTTCTC GAGGATCGGGGTCCAGCTGAAATCCCCAGAAACGGGCACCTGGGATATAATCCTCGTCAGAGCTGTAGAGGGGGTCTGCCCGGTACAGGACCTGGGGCGGGCAGTTCTTCCCCGCAGAAGATCTAGTCAGGACCAGCGGAGGCCCCCAGTAGGGGACACCCAGGAGGTCGTCTAA